One genomic region from Streptomyces sp. NBC_01304 encodes:
- a CDS encoding YeiH family protein, whose protein sequence is MALTVERTSPPPLAPPLPPPPRGGRLAASVRHNAPGLALAVAGVLAAEAVHAALPAVPMLTAAVVLGIAAAHLPGVHAVVRGRGRAGLSLAGKRLMRVGIVLLGLKLGLGDVVGLGWATILMVFGVVLATFFGTQWLGRRLGLTGDQPLLVATGYSICGASAIGAVSGVLGKDEKDEQHASDVASSVALVTLCGTLAIAVLPLLQHVLGLDPLQFGRWVGASVHDVGQVVATAQSAGPTALTEAVMVKLIRVAMLAPLVAGVAISIRRRKGGAVTTGGRRPALVPLFVVGFLAMVALRSTGLLPAGALDAADFVQELLLAAALFGLGTAVHLPTLARSGAKMALLGLGSWIVVASASYAGVLLTT, encoded by the coding sequence ATGGCCCTCACCGTGGAGCGCACCAGCCCACCCCCGCTCGCTCCGCCGCTTCCCCCGCCACCCCGCGGCGGCCGCCTCGCGGCATCGGTGCGGCACAATGCGCCCGGCCTCGCCCTCGCCGTCGCAGGAGTGCTGGCCGCCGAGGCCGTGCACGCCGCGCTGCCCGCGGTGCCGATGCTCACGGCGGCCGTGGTCCTCGGCATCGCGGCCGCGCATCTGCCCGGGGTCCATGCGGTCGTACGCGGACGGGGCCGGGCCGGGCTCTCGCTCGCGGGCAAGCGCCTGATGCGGGTCGGCATCGTGCTGCTCGGGCTGAAACTCGGCCTCGGCGATGTGGTGGGGCTCGGCTGGGCCACGATCCTCATGGTGTTCGGCGTGGTGCTCGCGACCTTCTTCGGCACCCAGTGGCTGGGCCGCAGGCTCGGCCTCACGGGCGACCAGCCGCTGCTCGTCGCCACCGGCTACTCGATCTGCGGGGCCTCGGCGATCGGGGCGGTGAGCGGGGTGCTCGGCAAGGACGAGAAGGACGAGCAGCACGCCTCCGACGTCGCCTCGTCCGTGGCCCTGGTCACCCTGTGCGGAACCCTCGCCATCGCCGTACTGCCGCTGCTGCAGCACGTGTTGGGCCTGGACCCGCTGCAGTTCGGGCGCTGGGTGGGGGCGAGCGTGCACGACGTGGGCCAGGTGGTGGCCACCGCCCAGTCGGCCGGGCCGACCGCCCTGACCGAGGCCGTGATGGTGAAACTGATCCGGGTGGCGATGCTGGCACCGCTGGTCGCCGGGGTGGCCATCAGCATCCGCCGACGCAAGGGCGGCGCGGTGACGACCGGCGGGCGACGGCCCGCCCTGGTGCCGCTGTTCGTCGTCGGCTTCCTGGCGATGGTGGCGCTGCGCAGCACCGGACTGCTGCCCGCCGGCGCACTGGACGCCGCCGACTTCGTACAGGAACTCCTGCTCGCCGCGGCCCTGTTCGGCCTCGGCACCGCGGTCCACCTGCCCACGCTGGCGCGTTCCGGGGCCAAGATGGCGCTGCTCGGCCTGGGGTCGTGGATCGTGGTCGCCTCGGCGAGCTATGCGGGTGTGCTGCTGACCACCTGA
- a CDS encoding LysR substrate-binding domain-containing protein, which produces MTPSSSMASSDRDGAPSGFGEAAHTSQRPLPDLHALELLVAVAETGSLGRAAARLRISQPSASARIRTLERRLSLQLLDRSTSGSRLTPAGAVVTDWARVVLEQAVALVEGAAALRSRQENKLTVAASLTIAEELVPGWLVTLRAESPDAHVGLTVTNSWGVIQALRRGECHLGFVECPRVPDDLHRSVVGRDRLAVVVAPDHPWTRRRRALTGPELADTPLLLRESGSGTRETLEKALRPYDGVAVPVLELGSTSPLRSAAARGVAPAVLSALAVREDVDAGRLVEVEVDPAVPLHRLLHAVWPKGHALPEAALHLLRAARGR; this is translated from the coding sequence ATGACCCCGAGCTCCTCTATGGCCTCCTCCGACAGGGACGGCGCACCCTCCGGCTTCGGCGAGGCGGCGCACACCTCGCAGCGCCCGCTGCCCGATCTGCATGCCCTGGAGCTCCTGGTCGCCGTCGCGGAGACCGGCAGTCTGGGCCGGGCCGCCGCACGGCTGCGCATCAGCCAGCCCTCCGCGAGCGCCCGCATCCGCACCCTGGAGCGCCGCCTCAGTCTGCAGCTCCTCGACCGCTCCACCTCGGGCTCCCGGCTCACCCCGGCGGGCGCGGTCGTCACCGACTGGGCCCGGGTGGTCCTCGAACAGGCCGTCGCGCTGGTCGAGGGGGCGGCCGCCCTGCGCTCCCGGCAGGAGAACAAGCTGACCGTCGCCGCGAGCCTGACCATCGCCGAGGAGCTCGTGCCCGGCTGGCTCGTCACCCTGCGCGCCGAGTCCCCGGACGCGCATGTCGGGCTGACCGTCACCAACAGCTGGGGCGTCATCCAGGCGCTGCGCCGCGGCGAGTGCCACCTCGGCTTCGTCGAGTGCCCGCGCGTGCCCGACGATCTGCACCGCTCGGTCGTGGGCCGGGACCGGCTCGCCGTCGTCGTGGCCCCCGACCATCCCTGGACCCGCCGCCGCAGGGCCCTGACGGGGCCCGAACTGGCCGATACCCCGCTGCTGTTGCGCGAGTCGGGCTCCGGCACCCGGGAGACCCTGGAGAAGGCGCTCAGGCCGTACGACGGGGTGGCGGTGCCCGTCCTGGAACTGGGCTCGACCTCTCCCCTGCGCAGTGCGGCCGCCCGGGGCGTCGCGCCCGCCGTGCTCTCCGCCCTCGCGGTACGCGAGGACGTGGACGCGGGCCGGCTCGTGGAGGTCGAGGTCGATCCGGCGGTCCCGCTGCACCGGCTGCTGCACGCGGTCTGGCCCAAGGGGCACGCCCTGCCGGAGGCGGCCCTGCATCTGCTGCGGGCGGCCAGGGGGCGCTGA
- a CDS encoding beta-ketoacyl-[acyl-carrier-protein] synthase family protein, with the protein MRPIGTCTDRSSRIRISPTLIRHPPIHACVKRAAAPMHHPSGTPTAHDNTARTPEIPAQRQPVEAARRRVVVTGLGAITPLGNGVDELWQGLLDGRCAVRPLQGEEFADHPVRIAATVETDPAELLPRAQARRMNRAAQFAVLAAREAWQDAGFDPAGTVQSGLDPERVGVSLGTIIGGAPVMIEGDRRLRDKGVRGVSPLTAPMTVPSQASSQISLDLHITGEARTVVSACASGTEAIGAAIDRIRHGYLDVAVVGGAEAVITPAVMASFCSMKALSTRNDEPGHASRPFAKDRDGFVHGEGAGLLVLESEEHARARGARIYCEAAGAGLSADAHHMAAPDPTGNGIALALRRALKDAGAATDDVVHVNAHATATVDGDLAEAKALGTVFGDDPATRRPVPVTALKGNFGHLQGAAGGVEAVATALTLHHGLIPPTLGCDDLDDAIGLDVVTMVPRPLPADGDLALSNSFGFGGHNAVLALRRCV; encoded by the coding sequence ATCCGACCCATTGGCACATGTACGGATAGAAGTTCACGAATCCGGATCAGCCCCACCCTGATCCGTCATCCGCCGATCCACGCATGCGTCAAGAGAGCAGCCGCCCCCATGCACCACCCGTCGGGCACCCCCACGGCCCACGACAACACTGCCCGCACCCCCGAGATACCGGCCCAGCGGCAGCCCGTCGAGGCTGCGCGGCGCCGGGTCGTGGTCACCGGGCTCGGGGCGATCACACCGCTCGGCAACGGCGTGGACGAGCTGTGGCAGGGGCTGCTCGACGGCCGCTGCGCCGTGCGGCCGCTGCAGGGCGAGGAGTTCGCCGATCACCCGGTGCGGATCGCGGCCACCGTCGAGACGGATCCGGCCGAGCTGCTTCCCCGCGCGCAGGCGCGACGGATGAACCGGGCCGCGCAGTTCGCCGTGCTCGCCGCCCGCGAGGCCTGGCAGGACGCCGGTTTCGACCCGGCCGGAACCGTGCAGAGCGGGCTCGACCCGGAGCGGGTCGGGGTGTCCCTGGGCACCATCATCGGCGGCGCCCCGGTCATGATCGAGGGCGACCGGCGCCTGCGGGACAAGGGCGTGCGCGGGGTCTCCCCGCTCACCGCGCCGATGACAGTCCCCTCCCAGGCCTCCTCCCAGATCTCCCTCGACCTGCACATCACCGGTGAGGCCCGCACCGTCGTGAGCGCCTGCGCGTCCGGCACCGAGGCCATCGGCGCGGCCATCGACCGCATCCGGCACGGCTACCTGGACGTCGCCGTCGTCGGCGGCGCGGAAGCGGTGATCACGCCCGCCGTGATGGCGTCGTTCTGCTCCATGAAGGCGCTGTCCACCCGCAACGACGAGCCGGGGCACGCCTCGCGTCCCTTCGCCAAGGACCGCGACGGCTTCGTCCACGGGGAGGGCGCCGGCCTGCTCGTCCTGGAGTCGGAGGAGCACGCCCGGGCCCGCGGCGCCCGGATCTACTGCGAGGCCGCGGGCGCCGGACTGTCCGCCGACGCGCACCACATGGCCGCCCCCGACCCCACCGGCAACGGCATCGCCCTCGCCCTGCGCCGAGCGCTCAAGGACGCCGGGGCCGCCACGGACGACGTCGTCCATGTCAACGCCCACGCCACCGCCACCGTCGACGGCGACCTGGCCGAGGCGAAGGCCCTCGGCACGGTGTTCGGCGACGACCCGGCCACCCGCCGGCCGGTTCCGGTGACGGCACTCAAGGGCAACTTCGGTCATCTGCAGGGCGCCGCCGGCGGCGTGGAGGCCGTCGCCACCGCGCTCACCCTGCACCACGGGCTCATCCCGCCCACCCTGGGCTGCGACGATCTCGACGACGCGATCGGTCTGGACGTGGTGACCATGGTGCCGCGGCCGCTGCCCGCGGACGGCGACCTGGCGCTGAGCAACTCCTTCGGCTTCGGCGGCCACAACGCCGTGCTCGCGCTGCGCCGTTGCGTCTGA
- the pip gene encoding prolyl aminopeptidase: MDRPYPPVEPYEEGLLDVGGGQQIYWETSGNPEGKPALCVHGGPGNGGHRWARRNFDPEVYRTVLFDQRGCGESLPHASDPAVGLGENTTEHLIADMERLREHLGIERWLLFGGSWGSTLILAYAERHPERVSEIVIAGVTMTRPEETDWLYRGVGRLLPGPWEAFRDALPEADRDGNLVAAYDRLMNDPDEAVRAKAARDWCTWEDAVIAHEVLGAPGAYSDKTDDGLLAFTRICAHYFAHDAWLDDGQLLGDAHRLAGIPGVLIHGRLDLGSPLKSAWELAKVWPDAELKVIDDSGHTGSPAMQDAVLAAIARFGRNGR, encoded by the coding sequence ATGGACCGGCCGTACCCGCCCGTCGAACCGTACGAGGAGGGCCTCCTCGACGTCGGCGGCGGCCAGCAGATCTACTGGGAGACGAGCGGCAACCCCGAGGGAAAGCCGGCCCTGTGCGTGCACGGCGGGCCGGGCAACGGCGGCCATCGCTGGGCCCGCCGCAACTTCGACCCCGAGGTCTACCGGACCGTCCTGTTCGACCAGCGCGGCTGCGGCGAGAGCCTGCCGCACGCGTCCGACCCGGCCGTCGGCCTGGGCGAGAACACGACCGAGCACCTGATCGCCGACATGGAGCGGCTGCGCGAGCACCTGGGCATCGAGCGCTGGCTGCTGTTCGGCGGCTCGTGGGGCTCGACCCTGATCCTCGCCTACGCCGAACGCCACCCGGAGCGGGTCTCCGAGATCGTCATCGCGGGCGTGACCATGACCCGCCCCGAGGAGACCGACTGGCTGTACCGCGGCGTCGGCCGCCTGCTGCCCGGCCCCTGGGAGGCGTTCCGCGACGCGCTGCCGGAGGCGGACCGCGACGGCAACCTCGTGGCCGCCTACGACCGGCTTATGAACGACCCGGACGAGGCGGTGCGGGCGAAGGCGGCCCGCGACTGGTGCACCTGGGAGGATGCCGTCATCGCGCACGAGGTCCTCGGCGCACCGGGCGCGTACAGCGACAAGACGGACGACGGGCTCCTTGCCTTCACCCGGATCTGCGCGCACTACTTCGCGCACGACGCCTGGCTCGACGACGGGCAGCTGCTGGGCGACGCGCACCGGCTCGCCGGGATCCCGGGGGTCTTGATCCACGGCCGGCTCGACCTGGGCAGCCCGCTGAAGTCGGCCTGGGAACTCGCCAAGGTGTGGCCGGACGCGGAGCTCAAGGTCATCGACGACTCGGGGCACACCGGCAGCCCCGCCATGCAGGACGCGGTCCTGGCGGCGATCGCCCGGTTCGGCAGAAACGGGCGGTGA
- a CDS encoding LysR family transcriptional regulator, with product MPLSHQVPDLSALELLLAVARLGSLGQAAREVGITQPAASARIRSMEKQVGVALVERSPRGSKLTDAGALVADWAGQVIGAAETLQAGIEALREQRDSRLRVAASLTIAEYLVPGWLLALRKQRPDTAVALSVGNSAAVAAQVLAGEADLGFIEGIAAPGGLDEVKVAEDHLLVVVAPQHPWARRRSGITAAELAEAALILREQGSGTREVLAHALAGAGGPGKPLLELASTTAVKAATLSGAGPAVLSDLAVREEVAAQRLIPVPVRDTDLTRSLRAVWPTGHRPAGPGRDLLGLTRRG from the coding sequence ATGCCGTTGTCGCACCAGGTCCCCGACCTCTCCGCCCTCGAACTGCTCCTCGCCGTGGCCAGGCTCGGCAGTCTGGGGCAGGCCGCACGCGAGGTCGGCATCACCCAGCCAGCCGCCAGCGCCCGCATCCGCAGCATGGAGAAGCAGGTCGGCGTGGCCCTGGTCGAGCGCTCCCCGCGCGGCTCCAAGCTGACCGATGCCGGGGCGCTGGTCGCGGACTGGGCGGGGCAGGTGATCGGCGCCGCGGAGACACTTCAGGCGGGCATCGAGGCCCTGCGTGAGCAGCGGGACAGCAGGCTGCGGGTCGCGGCCAGCCTCACCATCGCCGAGTACCTGGTGCCCGGCTGGCTGCTCGCCCTGCGCAAGCAGCGGCCGGACACCGCGGTCGCGCTCAGCGTCGGCAACTCCGCGGCGGTGGCCGCCCAAGTCCTGGCCGGAGAGGCCGACTTGGGCTTCATCGAGGGGATCGCGGCACCCGGCGGCCTCGACGAAGTGAAGGTCGCCGAGGACCACCTCCTCGTCGTGGTCGCCCCGCAGCACCCCTGGGCCAGGCGGCGCTCCGGGATCACCGCCGCCGAGCTCGCCGAGGCCGCCCTGATCCTGCGCGAGCAGGGCTCGGGAACCCGTGAGGTGCTGGCCCACGCGCTGGCCGGTGCGGGCGGCCCGGGCAAGCCGCTGCTCGAGCTCGCCTCCACCACGGCGGTCAAGGCCGCGACGCTGTCGGGCGCGGGCCCGGCCGTGCTGAGCGATCTGGCGGTACGCGAGGAGGTGGCCGCGCAGCGGCTGATCCCGGTGCCGGTGCGGGACACGGACCTGACCCGGTCCTTGCGGGCCGTCTGGCCCACGGGGCACCGGCCGGCGGGTCCGGGCCGGGATCTGCTGGGGCTGACCCGGCGAGGGTGA
- a CDS encoding sigma-70 family RNA polymerase sigma factor, producing the protein MDTGRRDHDLVTAARCGDQQAQDDLIAAYLPLVYNIVGRALNGHADADDVVQETMLRALRGLGSLDDPANFRSWLVAIAMNQIRNHWHVRNAAPTAPGLQDGYDVADPGADFVDLTIVRLGLAGQRREVAEATRWLDDDDRALLSLWWLEAAGELSRAEVAAAMALSPQHTAVRVQRMKTQLETARLIVRALTAVPRCAFLDQVTGVWDGSPSALWRKRIARHVRECADCARYEAGLVPAEGLLVGLGLVPVAAGLLGAAAIGFAGAGAGAGADGGAEFGLAGHHGGGGHGEAMGFADPGFGAGSDAYGSDSGAGAGAYGSDSHTASDAYGAPGDGTGVVGTVGGGRVEARRTRRIRRRRATVGAVAAALLVTGGTVAGIAVLSPDKPEDGDNVRSASTPGSPLPSSSAASPSASPSNSPSTKPSPSRTKASASAKPKPKPTTPKPKPTTQRPAPTADPADTPGAQVLALVNAERGKAGCKPVKYDSRLARAAQLHSEDMSANNYFDHTSQDGRTFADRAKAQGYDNPGAENIARGQNSAESVMDAWMNSQGHRENILNCGLTTMGLGVVTKDWTWTQVFGW; encoded by the coding sequence ATGGACACAGGCAGGCGCGACCACGATCTGGTCACGGCGGCACGGTGTGGCGACCAGCAGGCGCAGGACGACCTGATAGCCGCGTATCTGCCGCTGGTCTACAACATCGTGGGCCGGGCCCTGAACGGACATGCCGACGCGGACGACGTCGTGCAGGAGACGATGCTGCGGGCCCTGCGCGGTCTCGGCTCGCTCGACGACCCGGCGAACTTCCGGTCCTGGCTGGTGGCCATCGCCATGAACCAGATACGCAACCACTGGCACGTCCGCAATGCCGCGCCGACCGCCCCCGGTCTGCAGGACGGCTACGACGTGGCCGACCCGGGCGCCGACTTCGTCGACCTCACCATCGTGCGGCTCGGTCTCGCCGGTCAGCGCCGGGAGGTGGCCGAGGCGACCCGCTGGCTGGACGACGACGACCGCGCCCTGCTGTCGCTGTGGTGGCTGGAGGCGGCCGGTGAGCTGAGCCGGGCCGAGGTGGCCGCGGCCATGGCGCTGTCGCCGCAGCACACCGCCGTGCGCGTACAGCGGATGAAGACGCAGCTGGAGACGGCCCGGCTGATCGTGCGGGCGCTCACCGCGGTGCCGCGCTGTGCGTTCCTCGACCAGGTGACCGGGGTGTGGGACGGCTCCCCGTCGGCGCTGTGGCGCAAGCGGATCGCCCGGCACGTGCGCGAGTGCGCGGACTGTGCGCGTTATGAGGCCGGACTGGTGCCCGCGGAGGGGCTGTTGGTGGGCCTCGGACTGGTTCCGGTGGCGGCCGGGCTGCTCGGCGCGGCGGCGATCGGCTTCGCGGGTGCGGGGGCAGGGGCAGGGGCGGACGGCGGGGCGGAGTTCGGCCTTGCGGGTCATCACGGTGGGGGCGGCCACGGGGAGGCTATGGGCTTCGCGGACCCGGGATTCGGAGCGGGTTCTGACGCGTATGGATCCGACTCCGGCGCGGGTGCTGGCGCCTACGGATCCGATTCGCATACGGCTTCTGACGCGTACGGCGCTCCGGGTGACGGCACCGGTGTCGTCGGCACGGTGGGCGGGGGCCGGGTGGAGGCCCGTCGGACGCGGCGCATACGCAGGCGGCGCGCCACGGTCGGTGCCGTGGCCGCCGCGCTGCTGGTCACCGGGGGCACGGTCGCCGGGATCGCCGTGCTGTCGCCGGACAAGCCGGAGGACGGCGACAATGTGCGGTCCGCGTCCACACCCGGGTCGCCGCTGCCTTCCTCGTCGGCGGCCTCGCCGTCCGCCTCGCCGAGCAACTCGCCCTCGACCAAGCCCAGTCCGTCGCGTACGAAGGCCTCCGCGTCGGCCAAGCCCAAGCCGAAGCCCACGACCCCCAAGCCGAAGCCGACCACGCAGCGGCCCGCGCCCACGGCCGATCCCGCGGACACCCCGGGCGCCCAGGTCCTGGCGCTCGTCAACGCCGAGCGGGGCAAGGCGGGTTGCAAGCCCGTGAAGTACGACAGCCGTCTGGCCCGTGCCGCGCAGCTGCACAGCGAGGACATGTCGGCGAACAACTACTTCGACCACACCAGCCAGGACGGCCGCACCTTCGCCGACCGCGCCAAGGCACAGGGCTACGACAACCCCGGCGCCGAGAACATCGCCCGCGGCCAGAACTCCGCCGAGAGCGTGATGGACGCGTGGATGAACTCGCAGGGCCACCGCGAAAACATCCTCAACTGCGGCCTGACCACCATGGGTCTCGGCGTCGTCACCAAGGACTGGACCTGGACGCAGGTCTTCGGCTGGTAG